One SAR324 cluster bacterium genomic window carries:
- a CDS encoding RtcB family protein yields the protein MPEILNLNARNRIVSWANSHDLHEEEQRMLFNMAQLPCVFKHIALMPDAHLGKGAMVGSVIATRDAIIPAAVGVDIGCGMMARKLDLKASALEGKLRDLRLSIEARIPVGFEENDRVDKEVENWNGWKRFKELHKGVQEKSKKSMKQLGSLGGGNHFIEICVEPDVSDSNVWVMLHSGSRHIGNALATCHINSAKYLNKLMEQKAPDPELSYFVQGTSEFHSYWNDLQWAQKYAFRNREVMMDRILGVLAKRLNEGHPLGIQMSVNCHHNYAELEHHFGEDVYVTRKGAVRAQANDFGIIPGSMGSKSYIVKGKGNEDSFCSCSHGAGRQMSRTRAQKQFSVHDLEYQTQGVECRKDQHVLDEIPGAYKDIDVVMNAQSDLVEVVACLKQVVCVKG from the coding sequence ATGCCTGAAATATTAAATCTTAATGCCAGAAACCGTATTGTGTCGTGGGCCAACAGCCATGACCTGCATGAGGAAGAACAGCGTATGCTGTTCAACATGGCTCAATTGCCCTGTGTCTTCAAACATATCGCGTTGATGCCTGACGCCCATCTGGGAAAAGGCGCGATGGTGGGTTCCGTCATTGCGACCCGTGACGCGATTATCCCTGCCGCTGTGGGTGTTGACATCGGTTGTGGAATGATGGCTCGCAAACTGGACCTCAAAGCTTCCGCTCTCGAAGGAAAACTGAGAGATCTCCGCTTGAGCATTGAAGCCAGAATTCCTGTTGGTTTTGAAGAAAATGATCGTGTCGACAAAGAGGTAGAAAACTGGAATGGCTGGAAACGCTTCAAAGAACTGCACAAAGGTGTTCAGGAAAAATCAAAAAAATCCATGAAACAATTGGGATCCCTCGGCGGCGGCAATCATTTTATTGAAATCTGTGTGGAACCGGACGTGTCGGATTCCAATGTCTGGGTCATGCTCCACAGCGGTTCACGGCATATTGGCAATGCGCTGGCAACATGCCACATTAACTCTGCAAAATATCTGAACAAACTCATGGAACAGAAGGCACCAGACCCCGAGTTGTCTTATTTTGTACAGGGAACCTCTGAATTTCACAGTTACTGGAATGATCTTCAATGGGCGCAGAAATACGCGTTCCGCAACCGTGAAGTGATGATGGATCGCATTCTGGGTGTATTGGCCAAAAGACTGAATGAAGGCCATCCGTTGGGAATCCAGATGTCTGTCAATTGCCATCACAATTATGCGGAACTGGAACATCATTTTGGCGAGGATGTTTATGTCACCCGCAAAGGCGCTGTTCGGGCACAAGCCAATGATTTTGGCATTATTCCAGGGTCAATGGGCTCAAAGTCCTATATCGTCAAGGGCAAAGGCAATGAGGACAGCTTCTGTTCATGCAGTCATGGTGCCGGACGGCAGATGTCACGTACCAGGGCACAAAAACAATTTTCCGTCCATGATCTGGAATATCAAACGCAGGGAGTGGAATGCCGCAAGGATCAACATGTTCTGGATGAAATCCCCGGAGCCTACAAGGACATTGATGTTGTGATGAACGCCCAGAGTGATCTGGTGGAAGTGGTTGCCTGTCTGAAACAGGTGGTGTGTGTCAAAGGTTGA